The Ancylobacter sp. SL191 nucleotide sequence TAAGTATGGCAACATATTGAGCTTACCGGTACTAATCGTTCGATTGGCTTGATCGTTCTCATCCTCGATGTCCATCATCAGGATCAAAGAACTGAAGACCAGAATGGGCGCTACGCCCCTTGCTTCGCAAATGCTGTGTTTCGCCGGCCTGGTGGCTATGGCGAGGAGCCCCAACCCGATCCCATCCCGAACTCGGCCGTTAAACTCCTCAGCGCCGATGGTACTATGTCTTAAGACCTGGGAGAGTAGGTCGCTGCCAGGCCTGCAAAACACAGCAACAGCTTCTTCGCAAACCAACCAAAACGCCGCCCGCGCAGAAATGCCGGGCGGCGTTTTTGCGTGCGCTAATGGCGAAAGTGGGGGGCGAGGGCAGCTCGAGCCGCGCGACCGGTTCGCCGCCGGTCAATATCACCTCTCAATGCGAGGCTGCCGGACGCGCCCTTGGCCTCCGGGCGCCTCCGAAAGACCGCCCCCTCTGCTGGACCGACCATCACGCCGTGCGATCGCCAAGGCGCTGCCGTCTGATCCGGCCTTGCCGGGCCCGCGTAATCTCCCCATGACCTCCGTCCTTCCTCATTCGCACGTTCCGCCGATGCGGCGCGTGGCATTGTGGCGAGAACGCCGGCTAATGATCCTCGGGCTCGCCCTAATCCCGCTGCTCGGGATGGCTATGCTCGCGTTTATGTCGCCGCTCACCCTGCTCAACACCGCCGCCCGGTTCGGGGCCTATGATCGCGTGACCGGAATCGCCTATGGCGCCGATCCGCGCCAGCGGCTCGATGTCTACCGGCCGCGCGGGGAGGGGCCGCATCCGGTCGCCGTGTTCTTCTATGGCGGCAGCTGGCAGGAGGGCGACCGGGCGCTTTACCGCTTTGTCGGCGCCGCGCTGGCGAGCCGGGGCATCCTTACCCTGATTCCCGATTATCGCGTCTATCCGCAGGTGCGCTTCCCGGAGTTTCTCGATGATGCGGCGGCGTCGGTGCGCTGGGCGCGCAACCATGCGTCGGCGCAAGGCGGGGATCCCGACCGTCTCGTGCTCCTCGGCCATTCGGCCGGGGCGCATATTGCCGCGATGCTGGCGCTCGATCCGCAATGGCTGGAGAGCGTCGGGCTCAGCCCGCGCGACCTTGCCGGGATGGCGGGTCTCGCCGG carries:
- a CDS encoding alpha/beta hydrolase, which translates into the protein MLAFMSPLTLLNTAARFGAYDRVTGIAYGADPRQRLDVYRPRGEGPHPVAVFFYGGSWQEGDRALYRFVGAALASRGILTLIPDYRVYPQVRFPEFLDDAAASVRWARNHASAQGGDPDRLVLLGHSAGAHIAAMLALDPQWLESVGLSPRDLAGMAGLAGPYDFLPLKDPVLQIIFGPETKRDRTQPINFVAPDAPPLLLIAGAKDRTVDPGNSTRLAERAARVGAQARAVIYPNLDHRTILGTLSPLLRPLAPVLYDMTRFVDTVTTKAKAG